The proteins below are encoded in one region of Nitrosomonas ureae:
- the coxB gene encoding cytochrome c oxidase subunit II, whose translation MGSKSVVTWAGVSAFTLYSSMAVGQQSKYNFPEPQSVIAQDIYDQHITLLWICLVIFIGVFGVMFYSILKHRKSLGYKAANFHHSTAVEVIWTTIPCLILIVMAWPATKTVIAMKDTSSPEMTIKATGYQWMWGYDYLQGEGEGISFYSKLATPRAQVENKEPKGEHYLLEVDNRVVVPVGKKVRVIITANDVIHAWWVPALGVKQDAIPGFIRDSWFTANKAGIYRGQCAELCGKDHGFMPIVVEVMEAEDYSKWVAAQLSNSAVKTSMHIENK comes from the coding sequence ATGGGAAGTAAATCAGTAGTAACCTGGGCGGGGGTGTCCGCTTTTACTTTATATTCAAGCATGGCGGTAGGACAGCAGTCTAAGTATAACTTTCCCGAGCCGCAGAGTGTCATAGCACAAGATATTTATGATCAGCACATAACGCTCCTGTGGATTTGTTTGGTTATATTCATTGGTGTGTTTGGTGTTATGTTTTATTCCATACTTAAGCATCGTAAATCTCTGGGTTATAAAGCGGCAAACTTTCATCATAGTACAGCGGTTGAAGTGATATGGACCACAATACCGTGTCTGATTTTGATTGTAATGGCGTGGCCAGCGACAAAAACAGTCATTGCGATGAAGGATACCTCAAGTCCTGAAATGACCATTAAAGCGACGGGCTATCAATGGATGTGGGGATATGATTATCTTCAAGGTGAAGGTGAGGGCATAAGTTTTTATAGCAAATTGGCGACCCCAAGAGCTCAAGTGGAAAACAAGGAGCCCAAGGGCGAGCATTATTTGCTGGAGGTTGATAATCGTGTCGTTGTGCCGGTGGGCAAAAAAGTGCGTGTGATCATAACCGCCAATGATGTGATTCATGCTTGGTGGGTTCCGGCGCTGGGGGTTAAGCAAGATGCTATTCCGGGTTTTATTCGTGATTCATGGTTTACGGCAAATAAAGCGGGAATTTATCGTGGTCAATGTGCTGAGTTGTGCGGCAAGGATCATGGGTTTATGCCGATCGTGGTAGAAGTGATGGAAGCAGAAGACTACAGTAAATGGGTGGCTGCCCAGTTGAGCAATTCTGCAGTTAAAACATCAATGCATATAGAAAATAAGTAA
- a CDS encoding transposase: protein MVDAQDGYVRGVHTAPANQSEMMHFEAAIDGAHIEANRVYADKGSASNANRQFLRKQKIKSAIMHRAYKNKPLSSRQKLANQLISKKRYIVEQCFGTIKRLFRMERASYFGTTKVNAQVILKSICMNLKKAANKIFVDQPLRGAIRPNIT, encoded by the coding sequence GTGGTGGACGCACAAGACGGCTATGTGCGCGGGGTTCACACCGCCCCTGCCAACCAGAGCGAAATGATGCATTTCGAAGCCGCTATCGATGGTGCGCATATCGAGGCGAATCGGGTGTATGCCGACAAGGGATCCGCCAGCAATGCCAATCGGCAATTTCTAAGAAAGCAAAAGATCAAGAGCGCAATCATGCATCGCGCGTACAAGAATAAACCCCTCTCGTCACGCCAGAAGCTGGCGAATCAATTGATCAGTAAAAAACGCTATATTGTCGAACAGTGTTTCGGCACAATCAAACGCTTATTCAGAATGGAACGCGCCAGCTACTTCGGTACGACGAAAGTCAACGCCCAAGTCATACTGAAAAGTATCTGCATGAATCTAAAGAAAGCAGCCAACAAAATCTTCGTAGACCAACCATTAAGGGGAGCGATCCGTCCAAATATTACATAA
- a CDS encoding IS5/IS1182 family transposase produces MEHWKAERLNRDNVLLKIEALIEWEELRPKLTGLYKRELSHGGGQEPFDGLLMFKAILLGQWHSLSDAALEQALCVRIDFLQFCGLSLSDAIPDETTLCRFRNRLITNDRLDDLLASINEQLQCHGLMIKGATGAVIDATLIESAARPKKTITLEVDAEEGKVVQFEDGSQPGINCIEEQSADPDATWL; encoded by the coding sequence TTGGAACACTGGAAAGCAGAGCGATTGAATCGAGATAATGTTCTGTTGAAGATTGAAGCCCTAATTGAGTGGGAGGAATTACGTCCGAAACTTACGGGTTTATACAAGCGCGAGTTATCGCATGGTGGAGGCCAAGAGCCGTTTGATGGGTTGTTGATGTTCAAAGCGATCCTGCTAGGTCAGTGGCATAGTTTATCGGACGCTGCGTTGGAGCAAGCACTGTGTGTACGCATTGATTTTCTGCAATTTTGCGGACTGTCCTTGTCGGATGCGATACCGGACGAAACCACTTTGTGCCGGTTCCGTAACCGGCTAATAACCAACGACCGGCTAGATGATCTGCTGGCCTCTATTAATGAACAGCTTCAATGCCACGGATTGATGATCAAGGGTGCGACAGGAGCGGTCATTGATGCCACGCTGATTGAGTCAGCGGCACGCCCTAAAAAGACCATCACACTGGAAGTGGATGCCGAAGAAGGTAAGGTTGTTCAGTTTGAAGATGGCAGTCAACCTGGAATCAACTGTATCGAAGAACAAAGCGCGGATCCGGATGCGACCTGGCTCTGA
- a CDS encoding Bax inhibitor-1/YccA family protein, with product MNQNLSTVSQRSTSAIATNKVLRNTYMLLSLTLLFSGFTAAISMLMNMPPMTYLISVIGGMVIAMFVLPRFANSPAGIGIVFLITGLLGFGLGPILTMYASLPNGGNIITLSLAGTGAIFMGLSAYVLTTRKDFSFLGGFLMVGFLLVLLAALANIFLQIPAMSLVISAVVIMIMSGFILYDTSRIIHGGETNYVLATIGLYMTIFNIFISLLQILGIMGNDD from the coding sequence ATGAATCAAAATTTATCAACCGTTTCGCAAAGATCAACTTCTGCGATAGCAACAAATAAAGTATTGCGTAATACATATATGCTTTTGTCCTTAACATTATTGTTCAGTGGATTTACTGCTGCCATATCAATGTTGATGAATATGCCACCAATGACTTATTTAATATCAGTTATTGGCGGGATGGTGATTGCAATGTTTGTATTACCTCGCTTTGCAAACTCACCAGCTGGGATCGGAATTGTGTTTCTGATTACTGGTTTGTTAGGATTTGGATTGGGTCCGATATTAACCATGTATGCGTCTCTTCCTAATGGTGGAAATATTATTACATTGTCGCTTGCTGGAACAGGAGCCATATTCATGGGACTGTCGGCGTATGTATTGACTACACGGAAGGATTTCAGCTTTCTCGGTGGATTTCTGATGGTGGGTTTTTTGTTAGTGTTACTAGCAGCCTTGGCTAATATTTTTCTGCAAATACCGGCTATGTCATTGGTGATATCAGCTGTTGTCATCATGATCATGAGCGGTTTTATTTTGTATGACACGAGCCGCATCATTCATGGAGGCGAGACCAACTACGTGCTGGCCACTATTGGTTTATATATGACAATTTTTAATATCTTCATTAGTCTGCTGCAAATACTGGGTATTATGGGTAATGACGATTAA
- the ruvB gene encoding Holliday junction branch migration DNA helicase RuvB, which yields MIETDRLVTAISSSSQEEILERALRPKQLDEYVGQEKIRGQLQIFIEAARNRREALDHVLLFGPPGLGKTTLAHIIAREMGVNLRQTSGPVLERPGDLAALLTNLEPNDVLFIDEIHRLSPIVEEILYPALEDYQLDIMIGEGPAARSVKLDLPSFTLVGATTRAGMLTNPLRDRFGIVSRLEFYTSEELGKIVTRSARLLKVEISSDGALEIARRSRGTPRIVNRLLRRVRDYAQVKADGHITRLVADAALSMLDVDAIGLDVMDRKLLLAVLEKFGGGPVGVDNLAAAISEERDTIEDVLEPYLIQQGFLKRTARGRMATTAAYQHFGIAQLSSGLSGELWEERNL from the coding sequence ATGATTGAAACCGATCGACTTGTAACTGCTATTTCCTCGTCGTCACAAGAAGAAATATTGGAACGAGCATTACGTCCTAAACAACTTGATGAGTATGTCGGTCAGGAAAAAATTCGTGGACAACTGCAGATATTCATTGAAGCCGCAAGGAATCGACGCGAGGCACTCGATCATGTTTTATTATTCGGGCCGCCCGGATTAGGTAAGACGACACTTGCGCATATTATTGCCAGAGAAATGGGCGTTAATTTGCGACAAACTTCTGGCCCAGTACTGGAGCGTCCAGGTGATTTGGCAGCTCTATTGACTAATCTGGAACCTAATGATGTTTTGTTTATCGATGAAATTCATCGCCTTTCACCCATAGTAGAAGAAATTCTTTATCCAGCTCTGGAAGACTATCAATTGGATATTATGATAGGAGAGGGGCCGGCAGCTCGATCTGTGAAGCTCGATTTGCCTTCATTTACATTGGTAGGTGCAACAACGCGCGCTGGCATGCTTACAAATCCATTGCGTGATCGTTTCGGTATTGTGTCACGCTTAGAATTTTATACATCGGAAGAGCTTGGCAAAATAGTTACTCGTTCTGCCAGGTTATTGAAAGTAGAGATTTCATCTGATGGCGCATTGGAGATTGCTCGCCGTTCGCGTGGCACGCCCCGAATTGTTAATCGGTTACTCCGCCGCGTACGCGATTATGCTCAGGTGAAGGCGGATGGGCATATTACTCGTCTTGTGGCAGATGCCGCTTTGAGCATGTTGGATGTCGATGCGATCGGATTGGATGTCATGGACCGGAAACTGTTATTAGCAGTATTAGAAAAGTTTGGTGGTGGTCCAGTCGGGGTTGATAATCTCGCTGCCGCGATTAGTGAAGAGCGCGACACGATTGAAGATGTGTTAGAGCCTTACTTAATTCAGCAAGGATTTCTGAAGCGTACAGCAAGGGGACGTATGGCAACGACAGCGGCTTATCAGCACTTTGGTATTGCGCAGCTAAGTAGCGGATTAAGCGGTGAACTTTGGGAAGAAAGAAATTTATAA
- the ruvA gene encoding Holliday junction branch migration protein RuvA — protein MIGRLTGKLLEKHPPQVLLEVQGVGYEIDVPMSTFYDLPAIGGEITLYTHLVIREDMHLLFGFATEPERQTFRQLIKISGIGARTALALLSGLSVADLHHAVSTQDSAQLVKVPGIGKKTAERLLLELRDKLDLALLNSDRALSSTSESDILNALLSLGYSDREASWAIKQISSNAMVSDGIRQALQLLSKER, from the coding sequence TTGATTGGGCGGCTAACTGGAAAATTGTTGGAAAAACACCCCCCCCAGGTGTTGCTGGAAGTGCAGGGAGTTGGTTACGAAATTGATGTGCCGATGAGTACTTTTTATGATCTCCCCGCAATTGGGGGCGAAATTACTTTGTATACCCATCTTGTAATACGTGAAGATATGCACTTACTCTTTGGCTTTGCGACAGAACCGGAACGCCAGACATTTCGGCAGTTAATAAAAATATCCGGTATAGGTGCAAGAACAGCATTAGCACTCTTATCCGGTTTAAGCGTAGCTGATTTGCATCATGCAGTGAGTACTCAAGATAGTGCACAATTAGTCAAAGTGCCTGGTATTGGAAAAAAGACAGCGGAGCGTTTATTACTAGAGTTGCGGGATAAATTGGACTTGGCGTTGCTCAATTCCGATCGGGCTCTATCGTCAACTAGTGAGAGTGACATACTTAATGCCTTATTATCATTGGGATATAGCGACCGTGAAGCCAGTTGGGCTATTAAGCAAATTTCTTCGAATGCGATGGTGTCCGATGGTATACGGCAAGCGTTGCAATTATTATCTAAAGAAAGATAG
- the ruvC gene encoding crossover junction endodeoxyribonuclease RuvC: MRILGIDPGLCVTGFGVIDKNGSSLTYVSSGSVKTSEGELPFRLKLILDNLSEIIARYRPQHVSIEQVFVNINPKSTLLLGQARGAAICAAVMNNLMVAEYTALQIKQAVVGNGHAKKDQVQEMVVRLLKLSGSPGADAADALACAICHANGGLGLGKIATIGYRMKRGRLV; this comes from the coding sequence ATCCGCATTCTTGGCATAGATCCTGGATTATGTGTTACTGGTTTTGGCGTGATAGACAAGAATGGAAGCAGTCTAACTTACGTTAGCAGTGGCAGTGTTAAAACCTCAGAAGGTGAGTTACCATTTCGTCTTAAGTTGATTTTAGACAATTTATCTGAAATTATTGCTCGATATCGTCCACAACATGTTTCCATAGAGCAGGTTTTTGTCAATATCAATCCTAAATCAACATTATTGTTGGGCCAGGCGCGTGGCGCGGCAATTTGTGCAGCAGTAATGAATAATCTGATGGTGGCTGAATATACTGCTTTGCAAATTAAGCAAGCAGTTGTTGGAAACGGTCATGCAAAGAAAGATCAAGTACAAGAAATGGTGGTGCGATTGCTTAAGCTGAGCGGAAGCCCAGGTGCAGATGCAGCTGATGCTTTGGCTTGTGCGATCTGTCATGCAAATGGCGGGCTTGGTTTGGGAAAAATTGCGACAATTGGTTACCGAATGAAGCGCGGGCGGTTAGTTTGA
- a CDS encoding YebC/PmpR family DNA-binding transcriptional regulator, translated as MAGHSKWANIKHKKAAQDAKRGKIFTRLIKEITVAARMGGGDPDSNPRLRLAMDKAYGQNMPKDNIERAIKRGCGALDGVDYEEIRYEGYGIAGAAVMVDCMTDNRVRTVADVRHAFTKYGGNLGTDGSVGFLFKHCGQLIFAPGTNEDEIIEAALESGAEDVISNEDGSIEVVTEPYDFINIKDALEKAGFKAELAEVTMKPANETVLSGDDAIKMQKLLDALENLDDVQNVYTTVVLEE; from the coding sequence ATGGCTGGCCATAGCAAGTGGGCGAATATTAAGCATAAGAAAGCAGCGCAGGATGCCAAGCGAGGCAAAATATTTACCCGGCTTATTAAGGAGATTACAGTGGCTGCCCGGATGGGCGGCGGGGATCCAGACAGTAATCCCCGCTTGCGTTTGGCGATGGATAAAGCATACGGTCAGAATATGCCAAAAGATAACATTGAGCGTGCGATTAAACGGGGTTGCGGTGCGCTAGATGGCGTCGATTATGAAGAAATTCGTTATGAAGGATATGGAATAGCAGGGGCTGCAGTGATGGTGGATTGCATGACGGATAATCGTGTTCGAACCGTGGCAGATGTGCGCCATGCATTTACCAAATATGGTGGAAACCTAGGAACGGATGGTTCTGTTGGTTTTCTATTCAAACACTGCGGTCAGTTAATTTTTGCACCAGGAACAAACGAGGATGAGATCATCGAAGCAGCATTGGAGAGTGGAGCTGAAGACGTGATTAGTAACGAGGACGGTAGTATCGAAGTAGTTACTGAGCCTTATGACTTCATAAATATAAAAGATGCTTTGGAGAAAGCGGGTTTTAAAGCAGAATTAGCCGAGGTGACTATGAAACCAGCAAATGAAACAGTACTCTCGGGTGATGATGCGATAAAAATGCAAAAATTATTAGATGCCCTGGAAAATTTGGACGATGTGCAAAATGTATATACTACGGTCGTACTTGAAGAGTAA
- the glmS gene encoding glutamine--fructose-6-phosphate transaminase (isomerizing): protein MCGIVGAVANNNIVPVLLDGLLHLEYRGYDSAGLVVTCNGLQRLRTTGRVAELKKLVHEKNIQGLAGIAHTRWATHGVPSERNAHPHFSGTAESPARIAITHNGIIENHEIMRKRLQAEGFEFISDTDSEVIAHLISFNLKYTGDLIVAVCASIAELQGAYAIAVMEEARPERIVVARNGAPLLLGLGESGNYAASDASALLKATRNMIYLEEGDVAELTCDRYRIVNCLNTNSVKEVKRSVHESNLSSEAIELGPYAHFMQKEIFEQPSAVANTLEMILNAKSISPNLFGNKAEEVFSRTSNVLILACGTSYHAGLVARHWLESVAGIPCNVEIASEYRYRNPLADQATLVVGISQSGETADTLAAISYAKKLGHQYSLAICNVPESALIRQADLCFLTHAGPEIGVASTKAFTTQLATLLLLAMVLAKMRHKLSTKDERQMIMALRHLPVALQHTLQIESQVKIWAKSFAQKRHALFLGRGVHYPIAMEGALKLKEISYIHAEAYAAGELKHGPLALVDNEMPVVAIAPNDQLIGKLKSNLQEVHARGGELYVFADADSQIMQSKNLHVIRLSEHAGILSPILHTIPLQLLAYHVALVKGTDVDKPRNLAKAVTVE, encoded by the coding sequence ATGTGTGGAATAGTAGGTGCAGTAGCAAATAATAACATCGTTCCGGTGTTGTTGGATGGATTATTACATTTAGAATACCGAGGTTATGATTCCGCTGGTCTCGTGGTGACTTGTAATGGTCTGCAAAGATTGCGCACTACGGGCCGAGTAGCCGAGTTAAAAAAGCTTGTGCATGAAAAGAATATACAAGGTCTTGCCGGTATTGCACATACTCGTTGGGCGACGCATGGGGTTCCTTCTGAGCGTAATGCGCATCCTCATTTTTCCGGAACAGCAGAATCTCCTGCTCGAATAGCTATTACGCACAATGGAATAATTGAGAACCATGAAATAATGCGCAAACGCTTGCAAGCAGAAGGGTTTGAATTTATTTCTGATACTGACTCTGAAGTAATTGCGCATTTAATTTCTTTTAACCTAAAGTATACCGGTGATTTGATAGTAGCAGTTTGCGCCTCAATTGCTGAACTACAAGGTGCTTATGCGATAGCGGTTATGGAAGAAGCACGACCAGAAAGAATTGTTGTGGCGCGTAACGGAGCACCGTTATTATTGGGTTTAGGTGAAAGTGGTAATTATGCGGCTTCTGATGCATCTGCCTTGCTAAAAGCGACTAGGAATATGATTTATTTGGAAGAAGGCGATGTGGCCGAACTTACCTGCGACAGATATCGTATTGTCAATTGTTTAAATACGAACTCAGTGAAAGAAGTGAAACGTTCTGTTCACGAAAGTAATTTATCAAGCGAGGCAATTGAGTTAGGGCCCTATGCACATTTCATGCAAAAAGAAATTTTCGAGCAACCCAGTGCTGTAGCTAATACTCTGGAGATGATTTTAAATGCAAAATCAATTTCACCAAATTTGTTTGGTAATAAGGCTGAAGAAGTATTTTCCAGAACTAGCAATGTTCTGATCCTGGCTTGCGGAACAAGTTATCATGCAGGCTTAGTGGCAAGGCACTGGCTGGAAAGTGTAGCTGGAATTCCTTGCAATGTTGAAATTGCCAGCGAATATCGTTACCGTAACCCCCTGGCAGATCAGGCTACCTTGGTGGTAGGTATTTCTCAATCCGGTGAAACTGCAGATACTCTGGCGGCGATAAGTTATGCTAAAAAGCTAGGTCATCAATATAGTCTTGCTATTTGTAATGTGCCGGAGAGTGCTTTGATACGGCAAGCTGACCTGTGCTTTCTCACACATGCAGGTCCAGAGATTGGAGTGGCTTCAACGAAAGCATTTACAACACAATTGGCTACATTATTGTTACTGGCAATGGTGCTGGCAAAAATGCGTCATAAATTATCGACTAAAGATGAGCGGCAAATGATTATGGCGCTTCGACATTTGCCAGTGGCTCTGCAACATACATTGCAAATCGAGTCACAAGTGAAAATTTGGGCAAAAAGTTTTGCACAGAAGCGTCACGCATTATTTCTTGGACGTGGAGTCCATTATCCTATCGCGATGGAAGGAGCGCTTAAGCTTAAAGAAATTTCATACATCCACGCCGAGGCTTATGCAGCAGGAGAGTTGAAGCATGGGCCGCTGGCTTTGGTTGATAATGAAATGCCTGTTGTAGCAATTGCACCTAATGATCAATTGATAGGTAAACTTAAATCAAATTTGCAAGAAGTGCACGCACGGGGTGGTGAACTCTATGTATTTGCAGATGCAGATTCTCAAATAATGCAAAGCAAGAATCTACATGTAATTCGTCTATCTGAGCATGCAGGTATACTGAGTCCTATCTTACATACCATACCATTACAGTTACTGGCTTATCATGTGGCCTTAGTAAAGGGTACTGATGTTGACAAGCCGAGGAATCTTGCAAAAGCTGTGACGGTTGAATAG
- the glmU gene encoding bifunctional UDP-N-acetylglucosamine diphosphorylase/glucosamine-1-phosphate N-acetyltransferase GlmU, which produces MLKLNVVILAAGAGKRMHSSLPKVLHTLAGQSLLTHVINTARKLSPNKICVVIGHDGEKIKKSVIGDDLTWIIQEQQLGTGHALMQALSQLNDDGLTLILYGDVPLVSVQELRQLLIAVEEKSCATLSTVVENPFGYGRIVRDINTKAITAIVEQKDASTEQESIHEINTGIMLIPNVYLHKWLPKIKNNNTQREYYLTDIIAMAVKDGVHIASVQVKNFWEVMGVNNKYQLAELERLFQRHCANELLNAGVSLIDPARIDIRGELICGSDVEIDINCIFEGTVKLGNFVRVGAHCILRNVTVAAGSIIHPYSMIEGAEISENCKIGPYARIRPGTRLASKVQIGNFVEVKNSQIGVESKANHLSYIGDSCLGKNVNIGAGTITCNYDGANKHTTIVEDDVFIGSDTQLVAPVKISRGSTIGAGSTITKETPENQLTLSRSRQISISGWKRPPKIKK; this is translated from the coding sequence GTGTTGAAGCTTAATGTGGTAATTCTCGCCGCAGGTGCTGGAAAGCGCATGCATTCTTCTCTTCCAAAAGTATTGCATACTTTGGCAGGACAGTCCCTGCTTACGCATGTTATCAATACGGCCCGAAAGCTATCGCCTAATAAAATTTGTGTAGTTATTGGTCATGATGGAGAAAAAATAAAAAAATCAGTCATTGGAGATGATTTAACGTGGATAATACAAGAGCAACAATTGGGGACCGGGCATGCGTTAATGCAAGCATTGTCTCAACTTAATGATGATGGTTTGACACTCATACTTTATGGGGATGTTCCATTAGTGAGTGTCCAAGAATTGCGCCAATTATTAATCGCGGTAGAAGAGAAAAGCTGTGCTACGTTATCCACAGTCGTAGAAAATCCTTTTGGCTATGGGAGGATTGTACGTGATATAAATACCAAGGCGATTACTGCAATTGTGGAGCAAAAAGATGCCAGCACTGAACAGGAAAGTATACATGAAATTAACACGGGTATTATGCTTATACCTAATGTATATTTACACAAATGGTTACCTAAGATAAAAAATAATAATACCCAACGTGAATATTATTTAACAGATATTATTGCGATGGCTGTTAAAGATGGTGTGCATATTGCATCCGTGCAGGTTAAGAATTTTTGGGAAGTAATGGGTGTTAATAACAAATACCAATTGGCAGAACTTGAAAGATTATTTCAAAGGCATTGTGCCAATGAGTTATTGAATGCAGGAGTTAGCTTAATTGATCCTGCGCGAATTGATATACGAGGTGAACTTATCTGTGGATCCGATGTTGAGATCGATATTAATTGTATTTTTGAAGGAACTGTAAAGCTAGGTAATTTTGTGCGGGTAGGCGCCCATTGCATACTCAGGAATGTAACAGTAGCGGCGGGGAGTATTATTCATCCGTACAGCATGATAGAGGGTGCAGAAATTAGTGAAAATTGCAAGATAGGCCCTTATGCTCGCATCCGACCTGGCACTAGGCTTGCCAGTAAAGTACAGATCGGTAATTTTGTCGAAGTTAAGAATAGCCAGATTGGCGTGGAGAGCAAAGCAAACCATTTAAGCTATATTGGCGATTCTTGCTTAGGTAAAAATGTCAATATCGGTGCTGGAACTATTACTTGTAATTACGATGGTGCTAACAAACACACTACCATTGTTGAGGATGATGTATTTATTGGATCGGATACTCAACTTGTTGCACCGGTTAAGATATCAAGAGGTTCAACAATTGGTGCTGGATCAACGATTACAAAAGAAACACCCGAGAATCAGCTGACTTTATCCAGATCAAGGCAGATCAGTATTAGTGGATGGAAGCGTCCTCCAAAAATCAAAAAATAG
- a CDS encoding F0F1 ATP synthase subunit epsilon: MGTIFHLDIVSAEESIYSGPVEFMVAPAQMGEVGIYPRHTPMLTKIKSGMVRIKAQLKEEELIYVSGGMLEVQPDIVTILADTAVRSHDLDEAKALEVKRAAEEAMKNKESELDYVKAQAELIEAMAQLAAIDKLRKRGH; encoded by the coding sequence ATGGGTACCATTTTTCATCTTGATATAGTTAGTGCTGAAGAGTCAATTTATTCTGGACCTGTAGAGTTCATGGTTGCGCCGGCTCAGATGGGGGAGGTGGGAATTTATCCACGGCATACACCGATGCTAACAAAAATAAAATCTGGGATGGTGCGTATAAAAGCTCAATTAAAGGAAGAAGAGCTAATATACGTATCTGGAGGCATGCTGGAGGTTCAACCGGATATTGTTACTATATTGGCTGACACCGCTGTGCGAAGCCACGATCTTGATGAAGCCAAAGCACTTGAAGTAAAGCGGGCTGCTGAAGAAGCTATGAAAAATAAGGAGTCAGAATTAGATTATGTTAAAGCGCAGGCTGAATTGATAGAAGCAATGGCTCAGCTTGCTGCAATAGATAAACTAAGAAAACGTGGGCACTAG
- the atpD gene encoding F0F1 ATP synthase subunit beta has product MNQGKIVQCIGAVIDVEFPRESLPKVYDALIMEDSELTLEVQQQLGDGVVRTIALGSSDGLRRGMIVQNSGKQINVPVGTKTLGRIMDVLGRPIDEMGDIGAEQHMSIHREAPAFDELSASTELLETGIKVIDLICPFAKGGKVGLFGGAGVGKTVNMMELIRNIAIEHSGYSVFAGVGERTREGNDFYHEMKESKVLDKVALVYGQMNEPPGNRLRVALTGLTMAESFRDEGRDVLFFVDNIYRYTLAGTEVSALLGRMPSAVGYQPTLAEEMGRLQERITSTKTGSITSIQAVYVPADDLTDPSPATTFGHLDATVVLSRDIASLGIYPAVDPLDSTSRQLDPQVVGEEHYNTARAVQQTLQRYKELRDIIAILGMDELSPEDKLAVSRARKIQRFLSQPFNVAEVFTGSPGKYVSLKDTIKGFKGIVGGEYDDLPEQAFYMVGGIEEAIEKAKTLQ; this is encoded by the coding sequence ATGAATCAAGGAAAAATTGTTCAGTGTATTGGTGCAGTGATTGATGTTGAGTTTCCACGCGAATCTCTTCCAAAAGTTTATGATGCACTAATAATGGAAGATTCCGAGCTTACTCTCGAAGTACAACAGCAGTTAGGAGATGGTGTGGTTCGCACGATTGCTCTTGGCTCTTCAGATGGTTTGCGTCGTGGAATGATAGTTCAAAACAGTGGAAAGCAAATTAATGTACCCGTTGGAACCAAAACCCTAGGCCGCATTATGGATGTTTTGGGTCGCCCCATCGATGAGATGGGGGATATTGGCGCTGAACAACATATGTCGATACATCGTGAGGCTCCTGCTTTCGATGAACTTTCGGCATCGACAGAATTGCTGGAAACCGGTATCAAAGTTATAGATTTAATATGTCCCTTTGCTAAAGGAGGTAAGGTCGGGTTATTCGGCGGTGCGGGTGTTGGAAAAACTGTCAATATGATGGAATTGATTCGTAACATCGCGATTGAACACAGCGGATATTCGGTATTCGCAGGTGTGGGAGAGCGTACGCGTGAGGGAAATGATTTTTATCATGAGATGAAGGAATCTAAGGTGCTCGATAAGGTGGCGCTTGTGTACGGGCAAATGAACGAGCCGCCTGGAAATCGCTTGCGTGTTGCATTAACTGGCTTGACGATGGCGGAATCATTCCGTGATGAAGGTCGTGATGTGCTGTTTTTTGTAGATAATATATATCGCTATACCTTGGCTGGAACAGAAGTATCTGCTTTGCTTGGACGTATGCCATCAGCGGTTGGATACCAGCCAACACTCGCAGAAGAAATGGGGCGATTGCAAGAGCGTATTACATCAACTAAAACTGGATCAATTACTTCAATTCAGGCTGTGTATGTTCCCGCTGACGATTTAACCGATCCTTCGCCTGCAACCACTTTTGGTCATCTGGATGCTACTGTAGTGTTGTCGCGTGATATTGCTTCCTTAGGTATTTATCCAGCTGTGGATCCACTTGATTCAACCTCACGTCAACTTGACCCGCAAGTTGTAGGGGAAGAGCATTATAACACTGCGCGCGCGGTACAGCAGACCTTGCAACGCTATAAAGAATTGAGGGATATTATTGCTATTTTAGGCATGGATGAGCTGTCTCCTGAAGATAAATTGGCTGTAAGTCGAGCTCGTAAAATTCAGCGATTTTTATCTCAGCCATTCAATGTTGCAGAAGTGTTTACCGGTTCACCAGGAAAATATGTGTCCTTAAAAGATACTATTAAAGGTTTTAAAGGGATTGTTGGAGGTGAATACGACGATTTGCCTGAGCAAGCCTTTTATATGGTTGGTGGTATCGAAGAGGCAATCGAGAAAGCCAAAACGCTTCAATAA